The DNA segment GTCGTTGTGGCGGTGAGCACTTTCACACCTTCCGAAGCGCTAAACTTCACCGCGACATTCGGCACCGGGTTTCCGTTCGCATCGGTCACGATAACCTGCACCGCATTGGTGGCAGAGCCGTTGGCCGCGGCATCGTTGGTGGTCACCGTAAACGCACCGCTGGCAATTTCCGCCGTGCTGCTGTCAGGCACAAAGGTCACATCCGCTTTACTGCTCTTACCGTTGACCTGCGCAGTCACTTCATAGCTGCCAGACTTAGTGCTGCTCATGGTGCTGGTCGCAATACCCGACTCGTTAGTAATGGTGGTTGCAGTGAGCACTTTCACGTCACCCGGGGCACTAAAGTTCACCGCGGCATTTGGCACCGGGTTTCCGTTCGCATCGGTTACGATAACCTGTACCGCATTGGTGGCAGACCCGTTGGCAACGGCATCGTTGCTCGTCACCGTGAATGCACCGCTGGCGATCCCCGCCGTGCTGCTGTCGGGAATAAAGGTGATATCGGCAGTACTGCTCTTACCGTTAACCAACGCCGTCACTTCATAGCTGCCCGCTTTGGTGCTGGTCATCGTGCTGGTCGCAATACCGGACTCGTTGGTGGTGGTTTCCACCATCCCTATCTTCACGTCTTCCGACGCACCGAACTTCACCGCAACATTCGGCACCGGGTTCCCGTTCGCGTCGGTCACGATAACCTGCACCGCATTGGTGGCAGACCCGTTGGCCGCTGCGTCATTGGTGGTTACCGTAAAGGCACCGCTGGCAATTTCCGCCGTGCTGCTATCCGGAATAAAGGTGATATCAGCCGTGCTATCTTTACCATTCACCAACGCCGTCACTTCATAGCCGCCCGCTTTGGTGCTGGTCATCGTGCTGGTCGCAATACCGGACTCGTTAGTAGTCGTTGTGGCGGTGAGCACTTTCACACCTTCCGAAGCGCTAAACTTCACCGCGACATTCGGCACCGGGTTTCCGTTCGCATCGGTCACGATAACCTGCACCGCATTGGTGGCAGAGCCGTTGGCCGCGGCGTCATTGGTGGTCACCGTAAACGCACCGCTGGCAATTTCCGCCGTGCTGCTGTCAGGCACAAAGGTCACATCCGCTTTACTGCTCTTACCGTTGACCTGCGCAGTCACTTCATAGCTGCCAGACTTAGTGCTGCTCATGGTGCTGGTCGCAATACCCGACTCGTTAGTAGTGGTGGTTGCAGTGAGCACTTTCACGTCACCCGGGGCACTAAAGTTCACCGCGGCATTTGGCACCGGGTTTCCGTTCGCGTCGGTCACGATAACCTGCACCGCATTGGTGGCAGAGCCGTTGGCAACGGCATCGTTGCTCGTCACCGTGAACGCACCGCTGGCGATCCCCGCCGTGCTGCTGTCGGGAATAAAGGTGATATCGGCAGTACTGCTCTTACCGTTAACCAACGCCGTCACTTCATAGCTGCCAGCTTTGGTGCTGGTCATCGTGCTGGTCGCAATACCGGACTCGTTGGTGGTGGTTTCCACCATCCCTATCTTCACGTCTTCCGACGCACCGAACTTCACAGCAACATTCGGCACCGGGTTCCCGTTGGCGTCAGTCACGATAACCTGCACCGCATTGGTGGCAGATCCGTTGGCCGCGGCGTCATTGGTGGTTACCGTAAAGGCACCGCTGGCAATTCCCGCCGTGCTGCTATCCGGAATAAAGGTGATATCAGCCGTGCTATCTTTACCATTCACCAACGCCGTCACTTCATAGCCGCCCGCTTTGGTGCTGCTCATCGTGCTGGTCGCAATACCGGACTCGTTAGTGGTCGTTGTGGCGGTGAGCACTTTCACACCTTCCGAAGCGCTAAACTTCACCGCGACATTCGGCACCGGGTTTCCGTTCGCATCGGTCACGATAACCTGCACCGCATTGGTGGCAGAGCCGTTGGCCGCGGCATCGTTGGTGGTCACCGTAAACGCACCGCTGGCAATTTCCGCCGTGCTGCTGTCAGGCACAAAGGTCACATCCGCTTTACTGCTCTTACCGTTGACCTGCGCCGTCACCTCATAGCTGCCAGACTTAGTGCTGCTCATGGTGCTGGTCGCAATACCCGACTCGTTAGTAATGGTGGTTGCAGTGAGCACTTTCACGTCACCCGGGGCACTAAAGTTCACCGCGGCATTTGGCACCGGGTTTCCGTTCGCGTCGGTCACGATAACCTGCACCGCATTGGTGGCAGAGCCGTTGGCAACGGCATCGTTGCTCGTCACCGTGAACGCACCGCTGGCGATCCCCGCCGTGCTGCTGTCGGGAATAAAGGTGATATCGGCAGTACTGCTCTTACCGTTAACCAACGCCGTCACTTCATAGCTGCCAGCTTTGGTGCTGGTCATCGTGCTGGTCGCAATACCGGACTCGTTGGTGGTGGTTTCCACCATCCCTATCTTCACGTCTTCCGACGCACCGAACTTCACAGCAACATTCGGCACCGGGTTCCCGTTGGCGTCAGTCACGATAACCTGCACCGCATTGGTGGCAGATCCGTTGGCCGCGGCGTCATTGGTGGTTACCGTAAAGGCACCGCTGGCAATTTCCGCCGTGCTGCTATCAGGCGTAAACGTAATATCAGCAGTACTGCTAGCACCATTCACCAGTGCGGTAATCGTGTAACTACCGGCCTTAGTGCTGGTCATGGTGCTGGTCGCAATACCGGCCTCATTGGTTGTTGCTTCCAACGTACCGATCTTCACATCCCCCGGAGCACTGAACTTCACCGCAACATTTGGTACCGGATTCCCGTGAGCGTCGGTCACAGCAACCTGCACCGCATTGGTAGCAGACCCGTTGGCCGCGGCGTCGTTGGTGGTCACCGTAAAGGCACCGCTAGCAACACTTGCCGTACTACTGTCGGGCACAAAATTCACCTCAGTGGTTTGACTCATGTTGTTGATGGTGGCAGTGACCGTAGAGCTCCCAGACTTGGTACTACTTAACGTCGTTGTGGCAATGCCATTCCCATTTGTAGTCACTTGGACAGATGTGACAATGGCACCATTAGTAGCACTGAAGGTGACAATTTCATCAGAAACAGGCTTACCAAAAGCATTGGTCACAATCGCCTGTACTTCGTTAGTGGCAACGCCATTAGCTACAGCATCATTGTTAATAGTGGTCAGAGCACCTTTGGCAATCGTAGCCATTTTCCCGATAATTGCTGTAGCTGGGGCAATTTTTACGTTTTGAATCATTGGCGTTAGTGCAAATACGCCAATTTGCGTGCCCGCAGTCAGCGTGGCCAGATAGGTACCGGGGTGCGCTGAGTCAGCTCTAAATGAGCTCACCTTAACATCCGGTAGTGAACGTGAGGATTGGGTGATATTCATGGTAATTTCATCCGCAACCCCCACAACAGGCTGACCTTTATTGTCCTGCAAAACAAGCGTTAGCGGTGCCGTAGATTGACCATCATTAGGCAACACAATTTCGGCTGGTGTTAATAAACTATTGATGGCACTGACAGCCGCCGACGTCACGATGATCGTGGTGCTTGCCTGCGGCGATGCATTTCCCGCTTTATCGTAGGCAGTCCCGTTCACCGTGTACTGGTTCACCGAACCAGCGCCATATTGAAACTCAGGGAGGATGACGCTGTACTGGTTTTGACCTGCGTGAACGATCTGCCCACCATGGTTCATCAATTCAGGGGCAGACCAATCAATGCGTTCAACACCGTTAGTGCTATTCACAGAAACACCCAGCGATTTACTTTCACCGCTGTAGCCGCTGATTTGCGAGGCTAACCTGAGGCTGATGGTGTCTTTTTTGCGATATTCCAACACGATGTTGTTATTACGATCGACGAAGTCATAGCGATTAGCGGCCAGACTACGACTCACGGCCAGCATGCTGCTATCCAACTGCTGACTGAGCGGCGCGCCAAGGACGTAGTTCAGATCGATGCCAAAGCGGGTATCGTTTTGATTGCTTTTGCCCATGCGGTGATCGACGTTGAACTTCATCAGCGGGAAAGGTGAATAGTTGATCCCGGCGGTCACTGCAACCGGATTTTTTTGCTGATTATCTTTACCAAACAGTCCGACGCGGTCGCCGTAATACTGCTCATACACCAGCTTGCCGCCGATGCCCGGATAGGCAGGTAAATAGCCTTCTGTACGAATATCCCAACCGTTGGCCGGGCGTTCTTCGTAGTTATCGAAGTCCGGTGAATTTTTCCAATTGGTCAAGCGCATATAGGCGTTAGCGGCTACTTTGAGGAAATCGCGCTGATATTCGGCACCGAGGCCTAAACGGGAATGGCTACGCGACCAGTCGTGGTCGAAGAAGGTATTCGCCCCCAACATGTAGGTACCTTCAAAATAACGATACCCCAGCCCTAAGTTAGACTGGTTTCGGCTGTCAGTATGATGCACCGAACCCTGAGTAAACACCTGATGGGCATTGTTTTCCCACAGCGGATACAACACATCCAGCTCAGAATTTTTTAATGAGAAATCACGGTCGGCATCCAATTTTACCCGCGCTTTTCCCTTACCGTTCAGCCAACTGGCAACTTCTTGATTCGCTTTG comes from the Hafnia alvei genome and includes:
- a CDS encoding Ig-like domain-containing protein translates to MNNKKPPTSGHIKMTQGCIRAIAHLNIGMQVVFPLALSFTPMMVARAETGEKKFFAAATAAKTIPYVLQPSDTLAQVAEKHHLTVAQLKTLNQYRTFAHGFESVSAGDEIDVPVQSKSSVTDAGSDGSAELAQRAQQAGNFLQNNPSSDSAKDLARGQALGAANSKANQEVASWLNGKGKARVKLDADRDFSLKNSELDVLYPLWENNAHQVFTQGSVHHTDSRNQSNLGLGYRYFEGTYMLGANTFFDHDWSRSHSRLGLGAEYQRDFLKVAANAYMRLTNWKNSPDFDNYEERPANGWDIRTEGYLPAYPGIGGKLVYEQYYGDRVGLFGKDNQQKNPVAVTAGINYSPFPLMKFNVDHRMGKSNQNDTRFGIDLNYVLGAPLSQQLDSSMLAVSRSLAANRYDFVDRNNNIVLEYRKKDTISLRLASQISGYSGESKSLGVSVNSTNGVERIDWSAPELMNHGGQIVHAGQNQYSVILPEFQYGAGSVNQYTVNGTAYDKAGNASPQASTTIIVTSAAVSAINSLLTPAEIVLPNDGQSTAPLTLVLQDNKGQPVVGVADEITMNITQSSRSLPDVKVSSFRADSAHPGTYLATLTAGTQIGVFALTPMIQNVKIAPATAIIGKMATIAKGALTTINNDAVANGVATNEVQAIVTNAFGKPVSDEIVTFSATNGAIVTSVQVTTNGNGIATTTLSSTKSGSSTVTATINNMSQTTEVNFVPDSSTASVASGAFTVTTNDAAANGSATNAVQVAVTDAHGNPVPNVAVKFSAPGDVKIGTLEATTNEAGIATSTMTSTKAGSYTITALVNGASSTADITFTPDSSTAEIASGAFTVTTNDAAANGSATNAVQVIVTDANGNPVPNVAVKFGASEDVKIGMVETTTNESGIATSTMTSTKAGSYEVTALVNGKSSTADITFIPDSSTAGIASGAFTVTSNDAVANGSATNAVQVIVTDANGNPVPNAAVNFSAPGDVKVLTATTITNESGIATSTMSSTKSGSYEVTAQVNGKSSKADVTFVPDSSTAEIASGAFTVTTNDAAANGSATNAVQVIVTDANGNPVPNVAVKFSASEGVKVLTATTTTNESGIATSTMSSTKAGGYEVTALVNGKDSTADITFIPDSSTAGIASGAFTVTTNDAAANGSATNAVQVIVTDANGNPVPNVAVKFGASEDVKIGMVETTTNESGIATSTMTSTKAGSYEVTALVNGKSSTADITFIPDSSTAGIASGAFTVTSNDAVANGSATNAVQVIVTDANGNPVPNAAVNFSAPGDVKVLTATTTTNESGIATSTMSSTKSGSYEVTAQVNGKSSKADVTFVPDSSTAEIASGAFTVTTNDAAANGSATNAVQVIVTDANGNPVPNVAVKFSASEGVKVLTATTTTNESGIATSTMTSTKAGGYEVTALVNGKDSTADITFIPDSSTAEIASGAFTVTTNDAAANGSATNAVQVIVTDANGNPVPNVAVKFGASEDVKIGMVETTTNESGIATSTMTSTKAGSYEVTALVNGKSSTADITFIPDSSTAGIASGAFTVTSNDAVANGSATNAVQVIVTDANGNPVPNAAVNFSAPGDVKVLTATTITNESGIATSTMSSTKSGSYEVTAQVNGKSSKADVTFVPDSSTAEIASGAFTVTTNDAAANGSATNAVQVIVTDANGNPVPNVAVKFSASEGVKVLTATTTTNESGIATSTMTSTKAGGYEVTALVNGKDSTADITFIPDSSTAGIASGAFTVTTNNAAANGSATNAVQVIVTDANGNPVPNVAVNFSTSKDVKVGTAKATTNESGIATSTMTSTKAGSYEVTALVNGKSSTADITFIPDSSTAGFASGAFTVTSNGAVADGVETNQVKAIVTDANGNVVPGVEVTFSANNSAKVINSKVMTDGSGAAATTLTSTQVGSSTVTATANGKSQNVSVTFVVGAPVVAKSSLSATPMTIQADGTTASKLTLTLQDSFGRNVGGQTVAFVSSLNGSTVGTVKETSTGVYSADLTTVRSGSSTLSGSGKTTVTARVNNAAFNVSSLNIVINRYFVAQSVSNGNPITSAMVTASLNKYESILYNFRDGSWSNSVTLPSTAATGSAVKIVSAAIQDTTISYSGNTLVMNKNSNTPTSFLFNGSSWVKQ